CGGTGAGGTGGACCTCAACAAGTGCGAGCCATGGGATCTCCCAAGTAAGTCACTGGCCTTTTCTGATCCCTTTTCTTCAATTGCACCACCACATACATGTTGATGCAGAAAGCTAAGCAGAATTTTTGAGCTAATTAATGGATGTTTTCCCCATGAATGTTGATCTACAAACAACAACAGGCAAGGCGAAGATGGGGGAGAAGGAGTGGTACTTCttctgccacaagggcatgaaATACCCGACGGGCATGCGCACCAACCGCGCCACCAAGGAGGGCTACTGGAAGGCCACCGGCAAGGACAGGGAGATCTTcaagcctgctgctgctggaggtgcAGGCCGTGAGCTTGTGGGGATGAAGAAGACGCTGGTGTTCTACATGGGCAGGGCTCCAAGGGGATCCAAGACCAACTGGGTGATGCACGAGTTCCGCCTCGAGGGCAAATCCAGGCACAACAACGCAAACCTACGCTTCAATCCCAAGGTACAATAATACTTGAAGAACATTACTTGCTTGTACATGTTTAAAAAATGCAACTTTGTATCAGTTTAATGTGTGAGTtaattgtttttttaaaaaaaaatgttatGTTCAGGATGAATGGGTCGTGTGCAAGGTGCACCACAAGAACGGAGAAGCCAGTATCAAGAAGCCCGCCGAGGAGTGCTCCGCCGGGACGCCCAACGTCAGCTCGGTGGTTTCGGATGACGCCGGCGAAGGAGATGAGTTTCTGGACTCCATGATCAACCCCATGTACTTCAACTCCGCCGCAAGCTTGCCAAGCACGACGACCAtcaacgccgcgccgccgcacaaCGCTGACTACCACTCAatttcctccgccgccgccggagctacGACGACGACTACGAGTACCTTCGTCGACCTTCCTAACTACGGCTTCAGCGACACAGCAAGCTACAACCTGCACCAAGTGGCCGTGGCCAATTCAGCAGCTTCAACAAACAGCAGTAGCAGTTACAGCTCCTTCTTGTGGAACATGCTTAACGCAGACCATAATCAAGCAATGGGAAGCTACAACTTGCATCACCAGGCAATGGTGGCGAAAGCTCTAGGAGGAAATTATTTCGCTGGTGGTTTACCGAGTTCGTCGGTGTCCGGAATTTTACAGCATAATTCTCAAGGTGTGCCGCAGCAGAAGTTAGGCAGCAATTACGGTGATAGTACTGCTGCTATTGGACCAGCGGCTACTAATAATAAGAACTTGGGTGCTCCGCCAGTGCGCTACTAATAAATGGATACTAGTTGTTTACTGATCGTTATATATAGGAGTTTTGTGGCAGTTTAGTTGGTTGCTTAATTCATTAATTAGCTCGTAAACTGAGAGAGATCTTGATGTTTGATTTAGGTGATGAAACAGGACAGTGTTTATAATGTTTGTTGGTGAGAATTTGTTCCTTGGTGGTGCCGATATTTTTATGCATATATATGACACATAGTTTTTGAACTTGCTACAATTTATTTTGATGTCGCTACCAGATGtatgtatttttttattaaCCAAAATATAGTGCAAGAACGCAAATTATTATCTTTTTTTGTACTAGTAATGAATTCTTTCTCGAAACCTGATGCTATACGATTGGCCTTTTCTATAGGCCTTGAGGTACCAAAATAATGGTATAGAAATGCAGGTTAATTATAATTTTGGGGATACTAGCTTCTATGAAGGATTGTAGAAAGCTAGCTTGGCTCAAATTTCTGTTGCTATCTTACCATTACTAATTGAAGGCTCCTTTCGAAGCCCTCAGGTGAtgtcacctaggatcctaggtagacagtctaaaaaaatagagaaatcctacaaattctcacaaaaatcagaaacatctggccatcaattcggcaactctaatcataatagccattggatctgttatctttttctaataaattacccacatttgccattatgaaaataaactaaagtaaccccctacacatgtatctaaattacccacctctgccattataaaagatAACCTAAAGTAACACCCTAATcttcatataaattatccacttatgccattataaaattatatcaaataacccctaagtttttgtatatattatccaatgatatcataataaaaaattgaaataaaccccaaatctgaatcaaaattgtattattataataaaattttaacacatcaatataaaattttaaattactatttttatcattattagtatattatttatgatattatttatataaaaatactaacaaCAATGGGTGTGTCACCATATATCCATGTATAGAAGAAGAGATAATAATACTAATTTTTATattgttcacatagctcaaacaaaatgttcaattaaatacatattAAATATATATGAAAGTATGATGCAAAGTAAGAAAAAAATCATTAGTAAATAAACCTATCACAAttattacaattacataatgataaatatgtatttttataatgctggattagaatatttaattggttaaagaaagcgtgagatagataattattagatatctctaactagtTCGTGCAGGAGCACGTGTTGATAGACTACTGTATATATTAATTAGAACGTATCGGAAGAAAGCCAGATCAGTTTGTCACTAACTAATTAAAGATATGAATGAAGCCTTGTAATCTTGGCGCACAAGTCAGGATCGGAGTGGCCTTGATGTTGATGTACAGGTTGGTGCAAGCTAAGCATGTATGTCAGGAAATCACGTGCAGA
The nucleotide sequence above comes from Panicum virgatum strain AP13 chromosome 3K, P.virgatum_v5, whole genome shotgun sequence. Encoded proteins:
- the LOC120696583 gene encoding NAC domain-containing protein 45-like, with protein sequence MVERSIKSEQGGDLFLPPGFRFHPTDEEVITSYLLQKFLNPSFDPRAIGEVDLNKCEPWDLPSKAKMGEKEWYFFCHKGMKYPTGMRTNRATKEGYWKATGKDREIFKPAAAGGAGRELVGMKKTLVFYMGRAPRGSKTNWVMHEFRLEGKSRHNNANLRFNPKDEWVVCKVHHKNGEASIKKPAEECSAGTPNVSSVVSDDAGEGDEFLDSMINPMYFNSAASLPSTTTINAAPPHNADYHSISSAAAGATTTTTSTFVDLPNYGFSDTASYNLHQVAVANSAASTNSSSSYSSFLWNMLNADHNQAMGSYNLHHQAMVAKALGGNYFAGGLPSSSVSGILQHNSQGVPQQKLGSNYGDSTAAIGPAATNNKNLGAPPVRY